Within the Miscanthus floridulus cultivar M001 chromosome 2, ASM1932011v1, whole genome shotgun sequence genome, the region GGAATTTCGGATTTAGGAGGACGCGAGACGTCGCGCGCGCGTTGAGTGACCACGCCCGAGGGGCAGCGCAGGGTTAGCTCGGCGAAGCCTCTGTATTTGTTGCCCGGGAGGCCGCGACGCTGAGTTGCGACGAAGGACGGACGGCAAGCAAGGAGGAAGTGGTGGTTGACGACGCCGATGGCTGCGCGATGAGTCTGCATTCGTGCGACACTTCGTGATCGCCCGATCGGCATTTGTGTGGTACTGTTCAATCGTCAAAGCTTCCATGTTGTGTTGTGACCACTGAATGCAGGGGCAATTCAGTGGTCCGTAAAACAATGGTTAATCGGAACTCAAATGAATTGTAAAAAGATTATATGGAATCTATAAGATCTCACTCAGTTACATTGAAAAACAGGCTTTTAATTATATTGGAAAATATATATGCTATGAACTCTGAATCACCCTCACCCTGAAAATTCTGAAACGTCTAGTATCTGTTTGTGATCGATCTTGCACCGCTGTTCTGCTGCTCTGCTGGGAAACCGTTATCGCCTGTCAGCCTTTCCCAATCATTAGAATGATGAATGAATAATAATGGCAGAGAAGAGAAAAAGTACAAACTCCGTAACATGCACCACTGCGCCAGAAGCACGTTGCCAATCATTAGCAGAGTGATGATCACAGGCAGAGCAACATAATCATAAGAACTATAGCATCAGACGAAGTATCCAAGATATCATATGTAATGGATAATCAGAACGTCTCGAAACCGAGCAGCCGAACAGCTGTAAACCAAGAGGGATTACAGCTGTAGTTACCAAAGTGAAGCCTGAATAGCTAACATTAACAAAGACACTTTTCAGGCTATTAAGCCTCTCCCCTTTTCAGTTGCTGCAGACCCGCAATCAGTGAACTTAAAAAATCTCACCATGTGCTATCCTATATCTGGCTAAGCTTTTCCTGTAACCTAAACCGATTTAACTTTTCAGAAGAACATCACATCAAGTGACTTGTATCTCCATGATGCGATCGTCTCTTTGAGAAAAATATAGGCTGGAATTGGCTACCTTGGCCAGCCTGTTATCCAAATCCCTCTGCAAAAGAGAACAAAGACAACGAAAGTGTCAGGGAGTTGTATCTTCTGAAAGATTGAACGGTCAGACGTGATTAACTTCTCATGCATTCACACAAATAAACAGATTATTATCACTCCATTTCTGAACAACAACAAACGCTTATGGAAGTATGAATCCTGTAATCTATTGGCAAGAGGTGCGACATGACATTGCTTGCATAATGAGTAGTTTGATCAGAAACACCAGCATTGCATGTTTAATATCCTGTACTACATACCAAACGATCTGAGTAACCAATTCGATGTCCATTGTGGAAATTAAGAATGTCTACCAAATTGAATGATCATGTGTTAGTTGGTGTTGTCATAGTGAAGTGGAAATTTCTAGCCGCGCTGCCTCACAATTCCAACATGAACCAACGATTATCGAACATGAATTCCGCAATAATCATTTATACGTGACCTGCTCCGCTAGCACAAGCACGCGTTTAATAACCAGAACAAAAACCATAACTCACCAACTAGAAGTCGCCGCCGGCGCCATCGACACCGACGGAGGTGGTGACGGCGACGTCGACGAGGAGCCGCATACGCTCGATCTCGAGATCACGCATCGCCTCCAGGCGCCGCTCCTCCAGCCGCGCCGCCTCCTTCTGCTTCGCCGCCTCCACCCGCTCGTACGTCCCGGCAAGCCTATCCAGAGCCGCTGCCACTTCCGTGCAGCTCCTCCCGCCGCCTTCAGGGTGCTCCCCGGAGGCGGCGTTCAACGGCGACAGCGCCACCGCCGTCCTCGGCCGCTTGGGCACCGGCGGCCAGTAGCGGGGCAGAGGAGCCCCGCCGCTCGCCTTCTCGTCGtcttcctcgtcgtcgtcgtcgtcgtcctcctcctcctcctccttaacCTTCACCTTCGTCGTTTTGGCGCCGAGACGGTGCGCGAACCCTGGAGGCGCGGAGGGGGCGAGGTGCAGCAGCCCGCGGAGGCGGTCGAGCCACCCCGAGACCGGCAGCGGCGTCGGCGGGGCCCCCTTGGGCCTGGAGCCCTCggccctgaggcgcttcttgagATAATCCAGGCGGTTCTTGCACTGGTCGACGGTGCGCGGCGCCCGGCCGGCCGCGGCGCGGCGGGAGGTGACGGCGTCGGCGCAGGCCCGCCAGTCGGCGGGGCGGAGCGCGCCGCCGCGCGCGCGGAGGTGGCGCGGGCCCCACGCGTCGAGCAGCGCGGACGTCTCCCCGTCGCTCCACGGCTCGGGCGtccacgccggcggcggcgggggcgggcgGCGGCGCAACGACGACGACATCCGCGCTGGCGGACGACGGGCGGGCGGAGAGAGGCTGGTTCGAgagggaggcgaggcgaggcgagtcCGGTTGGGTGCGGTCGTGAGGAGCGTGTGATGTTTGTGCTGCTGCTCGATCGGTCGCGTCGCGTCCACCCATAACAACTGCGAGGTTCCGTCGTACGCGTGGGTGGATGATGCGTGCATCCACGGCTCGGCACGGCACGGTGCAGGGTGGGTGGGCTCGGGTGCGGTCACGCTCACGTTCACGCTGAGGTTTTTGCTGGATCGGGCTGGGTTGGCTTCCGTTGGTGCCTTGGTGGCTTGGTTGGCTTGGTGCTGTGCGGCCACGGGCTTGTTTCGCCGCGGCAACTTCTGGCGCAAGTGCGCAACGGGCGGCCGGCGCGCCGCGCGCGTCTGCGGGAGTCGACGGTGCGGCGAGGTCGAACTGCTGTTGAGTTAGGTAGCCCAAGGCGCGGTGCTTCGGCTGCAAAACGCCGCGTTGCACGCGTCATGGAAAATGGAAGACAAGCTGAGGACTACGGCTGAATCGCTGAGGGCGTAACGCTCTTCCTTTCCTCCGTGCCTTCACGCATTGCGGTGGTCGTATGTATGTTCGATTTCTGCTGCCAGTGCAGTAGAAAATCACGGGAGTATATTATGGCCGGATCAGTCACCTAGGAAACCAACCCTCCTCATAGAAGAACTGTTCTATGCCCAAAGGCAACTGGAAACAAGTACTAGGAGTAGTAATCTTCTAAAATGATTGGACACTAGTAGAAAGGCGCGCGCATTCGCGCGCTCGTGCAGAGAAAAATGAGTGCTACGATGTGTTATGAAGCACTTTATCCAGTAGCCCAAGAACTAAACCTTACAATGACATAAGAAATAATCAAGCCCAGTGCATACACTATGTTTAACAATGCACATTTATTCAGCAAAGGTTAACTGAGAAACAGGACTATATTATTACAGAAACGCAACACCAGTGGTGGCACAACAGAGCATGTCATTTGTGTCTAAGCAATGAAGACATATTAAATGAACGAAAAAATAAATCCATTCCTACATTTTATTATGTTTGCCAAGAAGAATTACACAATTGAAGTGGTTGGGTTAAACAAGAACTCATCATACTGTCCTAGCTGGCTGTTCTTGCTGCCACCATTTCTCCATCTGCTTGCCTAGCAACAATCAGAACTCATAGGTCCGAAAAGAAAACCAATTACATGCAAATACCTAGAACATGTACTGTCGGCGTCCAATAGACAATAATAAGAGAAAAAAAACTTTCGTAAAAAAGTTTCAGATGGCAACAATCTGAGGGTTTTGTAGCATAGGAAGCTAACACCTTGTCCATCCTGCAAAAACACTGTCCGGTTTCCCCTTCTCTAGGTGTCCACTGTAAGTCATGAACAAACTATCCAACATATCAGGGGCAATCTAAAAATGGACATCCTACTCTGTTATTCAAAGTAGAGTTAACCTACAACCACATAATTTTAGGCTaggcatatttcatatttttgttgCACAGAaggtgtgacagaaccgcccaatttatacaagatcaagtgtGGTTGTCCCCGTTAAcatgttgacacacccatactttcactcatataaacccgttagtccgccgagtgtcccgaaagacctcggtaaatcaacatcacaaccaagatcacaataTAGGAagcatatatagaaagaattgcttttataaagtaggagacttagaatgctccggggcttgcctgggatccgacacaagtcagttcagttagcttgcaccatctccgggttcggctccaacatcccgCCTTCAcgaggttcatctagcgtacctaaatgagatgcaagatgcatgtgtatgaatgtgatgaattgtaacacaagatgcatcacataagcattcaagataaacacaagattatgcaagacatagacaccaataactatttaactaacctcacaccactaactatagagagcaagcacatcaagcatggcacaagtttcccaagatctcaggtgctctaactcagtcatcatttgtcacggaaccgaccaatttataagagcacaagtacaaaaacaatcgccgaaacgatcaaattctcgaacttgagcccatataaacccggtagtcaaccgaaatctcgaaggatttcaaaccaacttgcatacaaccaagatcacagtaattcaacataacatatcgtacgttacaacatttcgcagatgttcgcaaatagattacatcatcacagagtcattgttattacaaaacaagtcttgtaaaacatgcggaagcaaatagtttaactcacacaccgagttcaaatacacatactggttggttgatcacagaccgcaaaagcattcagataagagaaaggagatcatgcccatgatctagtcctcatcacccgccgggtggagacagtacttgcagaacccctgatatagaaggtcatctgtaacaagagggaataaaccctgagtacgggaatgtactcagctagacttacccgtcgaaaaccaaacaaatgacaccaaggattatgcatagcttaatgtagtggagctggctgacactttctttttgcagaaaagcataggtaataatgatcaactcttaacctgaactagcagtaactttttagccattaacctgtcctctatattagcacctgtactaagcaatcattttattagggtgcaaacattaataaccatatcaggtattcattgtggcaaccttatcatcatccatttaaccatatcgttaaattaattgaatctacgttgccgctgctcagtcaagttctcactatccgggagagacggcgattcgaatcgattcctatccagctggaggggtattcctaaacacaaaccctgcttcccccgtcagggtcgcaaacaagtcacctttggtacgattcaggagtcgcgagtccgatcagatcgacattctcagagaaccactctgccaaggttgttcgggactctaacccgccttggacttatgccaatggctctccgcacatccttactacctccagaatgtcgccactgctcgcgtccccggcctgagtcgagctactaggcttcgcggtcggaacgacttatccggccagctaagtgttaggctgcgttcaacatgacatgaggacgtacagcgtatcggtccttaaacgactcagacggagtcactatgttcaaacctacacaagaccccgcccggtcttaattcattattcacatggttcttttccacgatagcaaatatagccaaccgtgatccacctcatcctaaagctcgcaggtgacaggaaatcacctgacttctaccgcactaagcatggctaagcatttaacccgttcctgaacttaattaggattctagtgcgatatctggacaaggaaggatatataatgcagcaattggttccaaccaattcctatacttaatgcatcatcaacaataaaagatactcaatgtatttgtgaaaacataggagacttaatatgctccggggcttgcctttcaggaacgaggaaggctggtggtcagggcactcgggcaattcctccgcggcgactgcttcgtcggcttcctgcacctcgggttcctcctcctggttggctccctcgaactccagcaacgtcactccctccggcacacctattgcatgaatgcgcaagataaatatcatggatgcacatgtatgaatgtcggggatgctcggggaatgcacatgtttgctgtagtttgcatattccaacttaagccctattcaaatcactttcacttaccacatttatacaacctaaggtataattgctcatcttcagttaacgacctagcacctgcacctaagcatattctcaagttaggctaacccctaaacaatcaacgagaacattgcaaccacatacactcaagcaattgtatttcagcaaaatgaatactatgtagcggtgcagtaaactagccataactagagatttataattccaaatgacatgcaacaagacaatctagaaagcttataaaattgtctacaaaacattttcagacctcaaagcatgattcaaacctttaccaggtcgaattcatcaatcaacagaagtctatcctcacaaggcagagaatcagcaaaaactgcaacctaactttaaacagctgtagtttctaaactactgggccaaatgccctcaaattttgacaggagctagctacctaatttatctacaactcttgtattcaactcattcacagaaaaccaaattatcatggggaactttctaaagtccccagatctgtccagagggacataatgcaaacaattaattattaacttatgatataaacacttaattggacaaaactaactttactatcttatcacacatatcataagaacaccagaaagtagggtgctcatcaccaaaacatttcttttaatacctttcttaatttatttaattaattaaaggaaatggtaaacacatatgaaaactacaccattaattctacaaaaattacagtagacactacatgtcctaagtagactaccataaaaatttcacaccatttgagcaagaataaaagcctacacaaaaatgataagccataatggcttaaaatggcataattaggaaaccctaatgaaaagtgtcaagcaacagatttcatatttttcctagcatctataaggtaccaagatactacctaccaagtttcatggccataggattcataattaatttactaaaattcacacaagaatcattcaatgataaaaggaaaatctataactcaaaaactacacatgcaatgactctcaaattttaaccagagcttctactatacaatactagcttacccacaaaatttcataatttttggatcacagaaactcaagatatgatttaaacaagtttgcatgcattcaaaaaccactttttaagttcctatttaattcatccaaaatttctacaaaatgtgctcaagatatatttttcttaaatactagacctaactgtgagtctaacaaaattggaatcactcaatttggatctacccattaggagttacaaaaatcacaaatcagcattcaaaactgaaaatttgaactagcCCTAAGACTGCTCAGccactgacacgcgggacccgatgtcagccgaccccacccgtcagtgagcCAAAAACAGAGCACGGCGGTTCGCTCGACGGGGACCGGCGGAGCTCGTCGACGACGAGGACTCTGGCGAAACCGAAGGCACCGGCATGTCCCCCAAGCTACCCCGCGTCGATTGATACCCTAAGCCTAGACCCTAGCGACCCCTAAgcatgccggccatggcgcacggcggctcggccatggcgtatggcggagctccggcgaaccCCGGCATTCAGTGACCGGGCAAGGCACGCGTAAGCTTCTAGGGGTCACGATGGACCTATCTATGCTACCGCTAAAGGCTAAGGTGAAGTGCTCGAGCGTGGTCACGGGAGGtcaccggcggcgaccatggcggccatgTCACGGTGGTGCGCGATTCGGCAATGCCGCTTACCTAGAGCTTGACTGGTTCAGAGAGAGTGGCGTCACGGTTCGGGGGGGTGCTCGCAGCGCTCTAGGCGGGACGATGATGGCTGTGGTGCCGCGGCGAGCTCGAGCGAGTTCGGCGGGCTGATGGCgtcggcggtgtgctgctgcgGCTGCGACGGAGAAGGAAGGAGAGTGAATGGGAAAGGCAGAGCGCGCGCGGGTGGGTTCATGTAGTGGCCGGCCACGCCAGGGCGTCCGCGGCGCGTGGCAGCGCGctcaggcgaccggcgacgcgcggcgtacACGCGGCCGTCGAATTCTGAATCGGTTGATCACTGTAGCAGCGTTTCAGTGAACCCGAGCGAGCCTGACAGCGTTACTTCGTCGCGTTGGCACGGCTAACTCATGGCTCAAAAGTGAAATCcgtaaagatgaaagttgtagatctatagTAGGGCTACAAATTTGATTTACAAATCAACAGCTAACTCTCGACGGATCACGAGttaaatcaagccaaagtcagctccttcaaactgtaattgcaatcaatacttagaaaaattcttaagtgtagaatcagccctgatttctggcttgtgggtccaatttgaacatgttgtgcacattttcatgacttgacttctaaacaaagtttgttccttattaaatttgctacaactttgctttaggttgctcaagcatgcatagactctaagttgcactttttaaacagtcaaacacaggagctctaggggtccaaattggtcaaccatgacttggaaacctaattagtcaaaatgatcaacataagcattgttcctaatgacattctatgtgtaactaagttacttaggatgattattagccacaccacacattggtcacacaagaatcaagcaaggtgtgtactgaaacaatgaaaaacacatgaaaggttacaactgtttcatagtcatgtttcacatgtttcatgatcttgttgcatagtattaactaatcttgtttcactaagtgagtggcacatgttgcacttaagtgttgcacactttacatttcataaaagaacaacacacatgaaatatacaacatgttgcaatgtttcgaaatcatgtttcatgtgatataagttcacgaatggatgcatgatgctcatgttcatgaaatgcagtgcaaatgtggaagctaaacaccaggggtgttacatcattcaaggcataagtcacacttaacaatatacaagcaaacactataattggaatctgccaatttctggacatgcaaacagcagctacaagatttagctataactgaagttacacaaatccaaatgacttgcaagaagacattatggaaagcttatgaaattttctacaattcatctttaatcatcttagcatgattctcaagttaactaagtcaaatatatctatttacagaaactggtctacaattgacagaaaacagccatttctgaaacccaactttaaacaactgtaactcttaaactacttggccaaatgacaccaaattttaatagaagctagatacatgaattatctacaacttttgtataaacaagtttcacaacaaagcacattatcatgaagaactttgctaagttcccagatctgtccataaaccacatcggcaagaaaataattaactcatgttgcaaacacataattgggcaaaaccaactttaccaacatttcacacatgactaaagaacaccataaaacctagtgtccatgaccaaataaattcttttaatgcatttcttaatttattttagataacaaggtgacttaatgaacatataccaaaagtgcacaataacttctacaaaaattacagtggctcacatatcctctcaatagtctactgtacaaatttcactccatttgaatatgtatagcaacctctatgaaaaagacaagttgctaaagcaagaaatcatgtgagagcaagataaaccaataactcactcatacttcatccaatactcatgaaatttttaccacacatcaactatcacatgagtagcatgccacaaaaatttcacttcatttggagccctagatctacagttatgaaaaataacaaattcaactagcattacaaccttactgcacaaatctatttttaccataaaatatttaaactaaaacatgccatattatagatctactgcatagacaatttcacaaggattccaaaaagtcctcatttactattttacgaattttctacgatttactatgaatttccaaagttcctgcaaaataattacaaaccagttcttacggcactattcatatgagtctatgacattgcagataggaccctccctttcttcaaattcttgcgCGAGGTCCCTGGTCGGAAAACAGAGCAGAGGATGGCCGGACTCGCGGCTCCGGCCGGCCGTGGTCGTCGACAGCGGCGGTGGCGTGGCGGGGAGGACCAAGGGGGCCGCACGCATACGCTGGGCTACCCAGCATGGCCCGACGCGGCCTGTGGTGGCACGGCCACAGTAGCCGTGGCGGCGACGGTAGCTTCTCTGACGGCGGGGAGCAACAGAGGCCAATGGCGCCGGTCTAGGAGGTCCAGAGGCGCGGCGCGATGAGGAGAAGATGATGCCGCGCTTGGTTCGGACGGAGGAGGGATGGAGTGGAGGCAGTAGCAGCGACAGCGAGCTCGGCGACGACATTCATGGCGGCCGCGCT harbors:
- the LOC136540124 gene encoding trihelix transcription factor ENAP1-like, yielding MSSSLRRRPPPPPPAWTPEPWSDGETSALLDAWGPRHLRARGGALRPADWRACADAVTSRRAAAGRAPRTVDQCKNRLDYLKKRLRAEGSRPKGAPPTPLPVSGWLDRLRGLLHLAPSAPPGFAHRLGAKTTKVKVKEEEEEDDDDDDEEDDEKASGGAPLPRYWPPVPKRPRTAVALSPLNAASGEHPEGGGRSCTEVAAALDRLAGTYERVEAAKQKEAARLEERRLEAMRDLEIERMRLLVDVAVTTSVGVDGAGGDF